From Toxorhynchites rutilus septentrionalis strain SRP chromosome 2, ASM2978413v1, whole genome shotgun sequence, a single genomic window includes:
- the LOC129764500 gene encoding mucin-2-like isoform X1: MALPQLLVFTCFLLQLILASGTQDLREQYDDISILQRRCPCVPINTCRTQVISLSEQNYLNNFFRCPDETLSHCCGSYFSTLGDDDFYFDGRNGEKVFVVMAQPVTTEKLTASAVITVLPEAVPTTTVIADTTLETTTSDATEPSTTEFTTTTEMFTATEVITTGASAEETETTTAAHVTTMTAPTKRRFRKLLSRIKNTSTLKPRKPSTFSSTTVASQTGHRSTSTTTERIWTIPTRKALYNPEFRKRYHAGRFQQGRDE; the protein is encoded by the coding sequence ATGGCGCTTCCTCAGTTATTAGTATTCACGTGCTTTTTGTTGCAGCTCATCTTAGCCAGTGGAACACAAGATCTGCGTGAGCAATATGACGACATCAGTATCCTTCAGAGGCGATGTCCGTGTGTTCCGATCAACACCTGTCGCACGCAAGTCATTAGTTTGAGTGAACAAAACTACCTCAACAATTTCTTCCGCTGTCCAGATGAAACCCTCAGTCATTGTTGTGGTTCTTATTTCTCCACTCTTGGTGATGATGATTTCTACTTCGATGGGCGGAATGGAGAGAAAGTTTTTGTTGTTATGGCGCAACCAGTGACCACCGAGAAACTCACCGCTTCTGCTGTTATAACAGTTCTGCCGGAAGCCGTGCCCACGACGAcagttatcgccgatacaaCTCTTGAAACAACAACTTCTGATGCAACTGAACCTTCAACAACGGAATTCACAACAACTACGGAAATGTTCACTGCTACAGAGGTCATCACAACAGGGGCTTCTGCAGAGGAAACCGAAACTACAACAGCTGCTCATGTGACGACAATGACAGCTCCAACTAAGCGACGCTTTCGGAAACTGTTAAGTAGAATTAAAAACACGTCCACGTTGAAACCTCGAAAACCATCAACATTTTCTAGCACAACAGTAGCATCCCAAACTGGCCATCGAAGTACCTCTacgacaacggaacgaatttGGACCATTCCAACTCGAAAAGCGCTTTACAATCCAGAATTTCGGAAACGATACCATGCGGGACGGTTTCAACAAGGACGAGACGAATAG
- the LOC129764500 gene encoding uncharacterized protein LOC129764500 isoform X2 has protein sequence MALPQLLVFTCFLLQLILASGTQDLREQYDDISILQRRCPCVPINTCRTQVISLSEQNYLNNFFRCPDETLSHCCGSYFSTLGDDDFYFDGRNGEKVFVVMAQPVTTEKLTASAVITVLPEAVPTTTVIADTTLETTTSDATEPSTTEFTTTTEMFTATEVITTGASAEETETTTAAHVTTMTAPTKRRFRKLLTQQ, from the exons ATGGCGCTTCCTCAGTTATTAGTATTCACGTGCTTTTTGTTGCAGCTCATCTTAGCCAGTGGAACACAAGATCTGCGTGAGCAATATGACGACATCAGTATCCTTCAGAGGCGATGTCCGTGTGTTCCGATCAACACCTGTCGCACGCAAGTCATTAGTTTGAGTGAACAAAACTACCTCAACAATTTCTTCCGCTGTCCAGATGAAACCCTCAGTCATTGTTGTGGTTCTTATTTCTCCACTCTTGGTGATGATGATTTCTACTTCGATGGGCGGAATGGAGAGAAAGTTTTTGTTGTTATGGCGCAACCAGTGACCACCGAGAAACTCACCGCTTCTGCTGTTATAACAGTTCTGCCGGAAGCCGTGCCCACGACGAcagttatcgccgatacaaCTCTTGAAACAACAACTTCTGATGCAACTGAACCTTCAACAACGGAATTCACAACAACTACGGAAATGTTCACTGCTACAGAGGTCATCACAACAGGGGCTTCTGCAGAGGAAACCGAAACTACAACAGCTGCTCATGTGACGACAATGACAGCTCCAACTAAGCGACGCTTTCGGAAACTGTTAA CACAACAGTAG